CCTGTGTTAGGGAAAACAGGAACTGAACATTCAGTTCTGGCTTGACCAGAAAAGCAAGATCTGTGCCATCATCTGCTGTACTTTAGCCTTGGTAATAAGtaggagaaaaagacaaaaacccagttctttaattagtatttttgtctctttctagGTGATGAAGTGCATTGTAGAGGTCATCTCTGATACTTTATCTAAGCCAAACCCCCTGCCGATCAGCGAGGAATGTCTCGAAACTCTCAGAGGAGGTACTGCCTCAGACTTGGCTGGGTATCAGCAAAAGCAAATCTGATGAGCAGGGGCTGGTCCTGCCCTGACCAACTGAGCCCTGGCCTCTGGACCACTATCAAGGGGTCCCTGACATGTTCGCCTTCCTCTTCCACTGGGCTGTACTGGGCCccaggggcagggatggagccacTGCTTGTCCCAGGCCATGTCTTGAGCTGGCACTGTGGCCACGGGGGTGCTGGGTGACATCAAACTGCCTGGTTGTCATAGGACCTTGCTGTCATCTAGTCACACAGTTAAGAGATGTGAGAGCAAATCAGgccaagagagagaaaagagcaaatGAAAGAGTTGCATTTGGGGTTCTATTTCatttcctggggctggggggaggtTTGCTTTGACTACTTTCTGTACTAAGTCTTCCCTGTTGCAGATGAACGAATTATTTCTATCCTTCGCCACCAAAACTTATTGAAGGAACTTCAGGAAATTGCTGCTCAAGGTACAGTGCCAGTATATTTTTTGGGAATGTAACTATAGGgaagaatgttttcttctattttagTCCCTTATAGAGTTTTATTGCTTGttaggttttgtgtttgtttttttatcttataTTGAGATCACATAAATACGCTCCAGGAAATGTAGTTCCAAGATTTTCAGCAGAGATTGTGTGAGTGGGGACAGGAATTTTGTTTATAACAACTTCACTATGTATCTGATAATTTCCATAGCTATCAGTGTAACTTGGTGGTGATGTAGAGTCTAGACATTTTGTGGTGGGAGAACTCTAAAAGGAAACAGTGTAATTTAATTCAATAAATAATCACCAGCTCCCAAACTAGAATTAAAGGCAATAAAACCTCTGCTGTCTGTGCAGCTGGAGTCTAGCACTAAAGCCAGTTGTGGCAGCAGGGAAGTCCCACTGAACAGTGAGTAAGACTTGCACCTAAAAAACCTCAGTGAAAATATTCTTGAGCTAATGGGTATTTTTTTATGGCTTCCTTAACTCAAATGCAGGTTTCTTTGGTTTGGAGAGGTGCAGGCTGCTCACCACTGGCCaatgtgggagcagcagcagcaccatggaGCTGTACCAAGGGGTGTTGAGGGAAAAAGGGGACATTCTCAGGTGCCCAGTTGCCCAGAGCTAACATGCAGATCCCAGGCAAGGCTGCTTCAGATCCCTCTGTCTGGGTGAGGCTGCAACAGGgctctccccaggctgcagggagagcaccTGTCTGTCCCTACTCCTTCTCCATGGGGTAACCAGGGGGCAGCTGGGCACACCAGAATGACTGGgcatccctgtgccctgctcctgtgtAGTAAGTCTGCCAGAGATGGCTGGAAGGCAGTGCCACCAGAATGCTTTCAGAGCAAGGAAGACACAGGCaacagagagaagggagaggaaaaattcAGGAAGTCAGTTGGGAGTCTAATGCAGCTCCCAAAGCCATGTTTTAGTCACTACCCAAATGGTGGAGGGGCCAGATGCTCAGTGACTTCAGATGGACTCCACGGATGTCCTGGTGATCCAGAAGAAAGAACACATGGTCTCTTCAGTATTCTGGGATGTAACTGCCCAGGCACACCAAGGATTTGAGGAGGAGCACTCAGATATCAGACAGGCTGTGCCACTCAGCATGAAGTCCATGAGAAGGGACTTGTTTCATGGAGGTGCACCTTGCCCCACCCTTTCCTCAGCCTGAGCCCATCACACCACTTAGTCCCAGGGTAACATGAGATCCAATCTACAGATCACAGAGATGGGGGGTGGAACAGTCTTGTAGACCAAGGGAAAAGTAAAGGTGTTAATCTTGGTGTCCTCTGTGCTGGCGCAGCTGGTCCTGCTCAGGCTGGAGAGCCCACATCATCCAGTTCTGGGCCAGGGGAttgggctggcagcactggctcTTGTCCTTGCATTAAGGCATAGAAGCAAGGCATGAGCTGGTTTAGACAGGGCTTGTTTGGCCTGCAGATCCCATTGCTGGTTGCCAGGACAGCTGCAGCCTGACTTCCAGCTCATGCTGCTTTCAGACACCTCTCTCTAGGGTGTTGTACTTTTCTAGCAGGCTCCACAATCCCAGAGCTAACATGTGGGGCCTTGGAGCCCCAGACTACCCCGGCAGTGGGAATGaatgcttcttcttcttcccagTAGCCAGGGGAGAGGGGCCCCCACAACCAGGCTGGAGGATACTGGAGCTCTCAGTGCTCACCTCAACAGAGGTATATAGGCAGAATCTGGCAGGAGGCAATTTTTATCTTTCAATGCTCTGGTGATGAAGTCTTTTGTTGCCCCCAGTGTGCTGCAGTTCAGCACCTCTTATTCTCTAGATCTCCATCAATATTAGTTTTCCTAGCAACCCTGCTTCTCTATTTAGAGATCATTTTCTATCCTGCAGATGATGTTTTTGATTGTGGTTTTGTTACTGCAGTTGATTCACATACCCTCCAGTCTCAcacctcccagctcccaggtaGATTTTCCCACTGTAGCAAATATAGAGGGCACAGAACTATTTTCCTACCTCTGCTTcctgaaacacagaaaggaCTCTTGCCTTTCCCTACTTTTTGTAACTTGACACAGGTGCCAATGAGAGAactcagcagcagaagaaaaatagcGGCTTTGAAGATGAACTTTCCGAAGTCCTTGAAAGTCAGAACGACAAGAACAAGCAGAGAGGTCAGTGTCAGCCTCCACCCCCAGGAAATCCAGGTCAGGCTGTAAACAAAGATCTTTTTTCGAACAGCCTTGATATCTCCATCTGCTTCTCTTCCAGGCATCTTCTTTGATGCTGGTGCTGACACACAGAACCAACCTGGTGTGTTTGCTTTGCTCTTATTTACCAGTTCAAACAACACATGGTTTCTGAGTTATAGCAACTGGTGATGGTCAAGTTACCAAAGTGATGCTGACTTTTGCACCCTGCTGCTGACACTTTCACTCATGTATAACACTTAAAATGAGTCACAGCCAGGGAAATCCCACACTGAAAGAGTCAGTGATACAGGCAAGGGTGATCagattttttcctgtcactctTGTTTCCAGGCATCTATGATATTAAGTAATGAGtctctgaagagaaaattgaaaCACACAAAGTGCCCACACCCACTCACCCCCACAAAACACCTGTATCTTGGAAAGATCACCTTCAGCTGGGATTTCCCCTTGTCAGTGTTTCTCTTACTACAAACAGCCAGTTTAGCAGAAAGGAGGGGTTGGCCCCTACCCTCTTCCTTGTCAGGAAGACACAATGCCAGGGTGGGGAGATGTGactccttctccagcagcagctgggtgcCCACAGAGGGtctcacacagctctggggcacATGGCTggcccacagcagcacagcactgccgTGACACCAGTGCAAAACATCTTAGAGCAATGAGTGACAGCCCtagaggctgctgctgctgcagccagcactgccaaaatCCAGCAGGTAGGATGGTGGCACTGCATCTCCCTACTGCCAAGATACACCTGAAACTCTTGCTTTGGCAGCATGGAGACAGAGGAAGATGAAGTGAAGATGAAATGTGGCACATGGGCTATCCAGGACCACTGACAGTCTGCTAACACCAGCACAGTGTCACTGGTGGCCACCAGGCTTGTGTGACCAGCTCTCTGCATCCCCTCATCCTGGCACTTACCTTGTGCCCTCCTTGGGGCTCAGGCCTGCCTGGGGCTGCACTTACCTTTCCATATCTCTCTGTCTTTTAAACTcccatattttcttttgcaaagtgTTTTCTCTGGCAAATAGTGTTAAAAGAAGCCAGTTTCCCGTGAGCAAGAGCAAATACTTAGCCCACATTAAGCTCGTGCTGAGTAGTTCCTTTTCAGAAGCAGAGGCacccctcctccctccagcacCCTGTGAACAGGGCTGGCTGCCTCTTCGGCCTTGTGGGAGAAATAAGGATGTGATGTGAGTGCAAcactcagagcagggaaagctgtgcAAGTGCCTTATTACACTcctaaataatttcatttttacatgcAGTCTGATTTCATGCAGGGTGAGTTCGTGGCTGGCATCTCAAGAGATGGTGATGAGGACTGTGCTGCAGCAAAACACTTCAGCATATGTTTAACTTCAGCCTTGCAAGTCtctccaggagcacaggcaCCAGAGATCGCTGCCTTGCTTGAATGCAAACATATGCTGAAGTGACTTGCAAAAGGATCCATGGGCTGGTTAAGCAGATTGCTGAGTGGGGCTCAAGCTCCATAAGAAATGCTTGGCCTTTGCTGGTGGTGAAATGAGCTCTCAGCAGAGGTGCTTCTTCTCATTTCTCCCTCTGTAGATGCAGCAGGGGAGCGTCCTGAAGAGGAGCAGCCCACAGGGtccctggctgagctggcagcacagaaacCCCAGCAAAATGAAGACTcgagagaggagggaaaaaacagcctggaggagagggagcCCAGGCCACGGGATATCGACCCTGTTGAGAAAGAGGACCAGGAGGAAGCTGAGAGTAATTACATCAGGGATACAGAGGATACCCATCGAAACAAAGTTCTGAACAACCACATTGGCAAAAATTTCAGTGAGGACGAGCAGCACCAGCAAGGGGATGAAGAAGAGGAGCCCAGaggctccagggacagcctggAGCTTGAGGATGAGGGAGAAGAACCATCCAGGCAGGTCCAGGAGCACAGCAAGGAGGTAGCAGGGGAGCAtgtggagcaggaggatgaCGGAGATGAAGCTGCAGAGGAGGACCCTACTGAAGCAGAGAGGTCACTCGATTTGgctgaggaggatgaggaggctgaggagaTGCAGAGAGGTGACAGTATGTATCTCAGATTGCATTGATCCTTTCTGGGGTGAGCTGAGAGCACTGAGACAGATGGGTTAGAAActtcaaagccaaaaaaattgAGGCAGTTGCTTACTGGATTTGCAGAAACACACCAGCCAGCAGCCACCCAGACCGCACCACAAACATCTGACACATGGGCTTGTTCACAGCAGGTAGCACAggccctgcagctgccttgcTGCTCAGCTCTCATAGCTCCTGGGGACAACTAATTCATCTTCCCTGAGCTGCCTACAGTGGTTTTGACTGCTGCCTTCAAGCCCCATTACTGACACGTCAACATGAGAGTGGGTATTTCCAGAACCCTGGGAAAGCAGGCCTAAGTCAAGAAATACATCTGGCACCACCACTGAAGGCTCAGTTCAAAGGTGGACCTTAAACAGGTTAACAGTTGTGTTCACTACTTTGTTTAATGCTCTTTCAGATAATGATGATGAGCTGGGATTTGGAAAAGATGTACGGAGCtctgaagaggaggaggaagaggaggaggaagagcaacCCCGGGCACTGAGAGGAGGAAGGCATCGCCTGGAGGATGAGGAGATGCAGGGAGAAGAGGATACCTTTCAGCCCAGGGATGCCAAAAGTGATGAAATGGAGGAGGAGTCCTCCAGGGAGTGGGAAGACACCAAGAGGTGGAACAAAATGGATGAGCTGGCCAAGCAGCTGACATCAAAGAAGCGCATGGAGGAAAATGACAGTGAGGAAGACCCAGACAGGTCCATGAAAAAGACATTTAGGTCCCGCAAGTATTCCTTCAGTAGTCCAGAGGAATATGTGAGAAGGTCATGGAAGCGTCACTCAAAGGAGGACAGCAGTGAAGGAGGTTTTCCGCTTGCTCCCATGCCTGAAGAGAAGAAGGATGAGGAAGGCAGCGCTAACAGGAGAACAGAGGTTGGTGTACCTAGGCTTAATAATAAATCCCACCCAATTATCCAAACTACATTTGGAGATGTGGATGGTATACTGGCATTAACGTAGACAGCAGTGGTCCTCTGTGACATTAAGTTGATACTTAGTGAACTTCTAGTTATTCAGCTTCAGGTATTACTGAAGTTTTCAGCTGGCTGTGCCTTTGGTTTTTATCCTTGTTTTAGTGACTAGTGCAAAAGCATTCCCTGCCCCCCAGAGTCATGTCTCCAGTGCCAGGACTTCTGCACTGGCCTGTGCTAGACTTAGTAACCAGAGCTGTAACTGGAGCCTAGGGGTTGTCTTTGTGTCCCAAAGCCCTCCCAAATCTAAAGGAATGCTTTCCCTTTCTCAGGGATGGAGTGAGTAATGTCAGACCTCCTACAGAGATAAATCAGGGGTGCAGCTGTGGTGAGAGACCTGAGACATTGGAGTGAAAATGGTTGACAGATACAGAAATACATCTGAGCCAGGCTTCCACAGTCAGAGATCTCCTTCCCTGATACCTTGTGTGGTGCTACATAATAGCTcagcacatccccagcagccaggaactGCTGGTGAGTTTACCTTTGTGCTGAGGCCCAGCTCCAGGCAAAATTGACTGAGGGTAATGCAGGGGGCTGGGCTTGGACTTTGTAGGCCTGGGATAGGCCATGATCAGGTGCCTGGGaacaggctggggcagcaggtGAGTGAACCCAGTTCGCTCACTTGCCTCAGTTATACATCAAGCCATTGGCCAAAAATTGCCCATCAGCATCCCCGCCATGAGAGCATCTCCAGTTGTGTCGGTTCAAAGCAAAGCCAAAGGTCTCAGCTCGAAGCAGGGATGCAGTGGGGTGGGCTGTCCCATCTGCCTCCCACCACTGTTTGCTCACATCCCACATCTCTCCCCCAGGGAGTCTGCTCCTCACCTGCCCCTGCAATTGGCTCTGGGCTGCACCTTGTCTGCGAGGCAGCAGACTCAGTCTCCAAATGGGGATTGGAAAGAGGTTGCTGAGGCTGCAAAACAGATGTGTTTACAGCTGcaacaagacttttttttttggttggctttttAAACTAGATTGGGGCCTCTGGGAGTCAGTGAAGAAGGCCAGGCACACAGCAGTGAGGGAAGGCacaggctctggctgctgtcTTGTCCCCTCTTCATTTCTGGGCCATGGGGCTGTGTGGCTTGGCCAGTGAGGCCAGCATGGGCAGCTTGAGCCTTTGAACTGATGGCTTCCTCAGTCActattttcccaggaaaagtaTCTTCTGCTAGTGGAGGTGCAAGCAAAGGGGTCCCTGgcccagggaggggagaggggacaccACTGTTCACTGCATGGGCAGGGCACATGCTGCACTTCCCGTGGGTGGCAGGCAGCAATGCCCATCCTGGTTTGACGCCACTGACTCTGTTTGgcagagcctgctccagccccaagTTCtgggggcacagccctggggctgtgttcTGGGGGCTGCCTTGGCAGGGCACGGGCGAAGGACGGCAGCTGCCATGTCTTGTCCCCATCACTAGCACCAGTAATTAAACATTAGGGCAGAAGTAATCAGTGCTGTGTACACTCATCTGTCCAGAGGGACAAAtgaggggatggggcaggacaAGGCTGTGCTCACGCCCTGGGCAAGGCTCTCTGGAGCTCTGGGGGGGTGAAGGCAGCCCACCTGTGGCCACTGACACGTCCTGGGTTTTTGttgcaggaccaggagctggagagccTGGCTGCCATCGAGGCCGAGCTGGAGCGTGTTGCCCACAAGCTGCACGAGCTGAGGCGAGGCTGAGGCCCAGCTCCCCCCGTGCCGGCGAAAGCAGCGCCGCcaccctcctccctcccaccgCGTGTTCATTTCCTGACCTAAGAGCAATTAAGCCGAGCAGAAGCACCGTGCCTAGGAACCGACCTCGCTAGCGCCCAGGCCTGCCTCCCTCGCCATAGTGTTGTGCCCATCGCCGCTGCCTCACCTCACGCTCCCCTCTCCACACGGATGCCCACACGCCCGGCAGGGCGCCCGTGGGTGCCAAGTGCAACCTACAtgtgtattttctgtctgggtggggttttctccctcttttttttaaaagacaggaCAGCTTTCTAGAAAGTTCTTTCACCGGTAGTTTCACTGGGTAAAAAACTGCAATAACTTGTTATCTTTTGATTAAAAGCTGAAAACTCTGACTGtaatatattctatataaaaaaatttatctaaggaaaaataaaaccgCAGTGGGTTCCTTCCTTTGTTTTGGCAGCTTCAGTGTCGATTATGAGCGTGCTGCAGGGCCTGTAGTCTCCTGCAAAGAGTGGGGGAATGGAGAGCTCCCCTCACCCCAGACACACGGTGATGATGGTGCTTCCCTCCTtacccagctccagggctgctgccctCTGGGgcctggcactggggacacttCCCTGTGTTCCCAAACACTGAggggctctccctgcccacCCGGGGGCCACTGGGTGGCTCAGTCCCGGCACTGCGTGTCCTGGGTGCTTCAGTGACACTGCGGTCACATCTGAGGCTCATCGATGAACACTGTTAAAAGTTTAAACGCTGGGGCAATCCTTGACCAAGTCAAGCCATGTGGACAACGCAGGAGTAGATTAGAAAGAGGTAACAAAGAGGCCAGTCAGGAGGAGAACTACTGGTCTGTTCTCCCCAGAGGTGAAGGACTATCCTGAGGAGATGGCCCTCTGTGCACTGGCTCACAGGAGCCAGCTGGCACTGTGTTTACAGGCAGAACCTTTCCATCCTTTGGGCTCCAGACCATGGGACAGCTGGAGGACCAAGGGGTGCCTGGGTTAGGGAAGCTGGCCCCAAAATCTCTGAGCACTGATCATAGTTTAGATATTCTATGTGCATTGGCAGGAGATGGAAAGATCCACCCACTGCCAGGGCTGTATTCAAGACCCCCCAGTCTGAAGCTCAGTTCTCTCCCATCACCTGCAGCCCACAGAACAGTGGAGATGCTCCGAGAATGGCTGCCAGGCTTTGAACTTgacttatttctttattctgcaAAAAACCTCAGTGCTGTTGGCCTGTGGAGTGCATTACATGGGGGCTGGGTGTGGTGCCCAGAGCTGTACCTTACCCATGGGATGAGCTtccccagggagggcaggagctgctgagggggCACTGCCCTcgcccccagccctgggcagccacTCCATGGCAAGAGGCGGCGATGAGGCCAAGGCACAGCCCAAAAGCTGCCCTGGCACGGTACAATCTGGGACAAGGCACTGGGCAAGAGCCTGGCTGGGGAAAGTGCACTGGAGCAAGCTCAGAGTCTTTCAACTCTACCCTGAGGAGACCACACTCTCTTTAACCTCAGGAAAACATGGAGGAACCATAGTGAAACCAAAGGTGTTGTACAGAAACAGTACTAAAAGGTCAATTAGGGAGTTACTCCACATGGAGAAACCACATTTTACATACTGATCTTcacttaaattttaatttgaatacTGTATTTTCAATCTGAATattgtatatttaaatatattgtaTTTAGAGCTGGAACAGTTTCCCTAGGGAAGTGGtcagcaccaagcctgacagagttcaagaagcatttggacaatgctctcaggcatatggtgtgattcttggggtgtcctgtgcaggaccaggactTGGACTCGGTCCTGATGGGTCCCCTCCAACTCGACATATTCCATGATTTagtttatctcttttttttgtggtagTCTCTGCCAGTAGCAGCACCCATACAACTCCTTGCAAAGTCAGGCCTGCTTGTCACAACAAATTCACAGAATTTATTCCCACCACGCCTctaccaaaacaaacaaaaaatccccactaaaaaaaccccaaaactacCCCAAACCCAAGAAACCAAACAACCCCCACAGAAATGCAACCATGTCCAGAGTTAGACAAGTTTTTTCACAATGGATGGCAGCAACAGACAGAAATAGTCCATAATGCAAATAGTCCTGATGCAAAATcaacaagaggaaaaataatgttacTTGATGGAGCTACTATAAATACTGTCTTTAATATTCAAGTAATCACAAATATTTGAGACCTTCTTCAGATGGAAAGATGGTGTTCAAGGCCTGAGCGTGGGGCTGCAAACAACTGCACTTGCAAAGGATGTGAACACTGAATTCCCATGAAAACAGGCCTCCCACAATGAGCTGCTCACCTTGCTGCCCTACCCACtcagaaagaggaaacaaactAGAACTTGTTAtaaggcatttattttcattatgtgtTGGAAAGGGACAATCCTCTCTTCAAAACAATTACAGAGATAATGCCACAATACCTACTGCATATTGCTTTACTGTTGAAACCAAAACATTGTCCAAAACAGGTGCTTggcaaacaaaatgaaaattaatatattaccATTGAAATGAATGCTGTTAGATGAAAGCACCATCTCCATTGTCTGATCTGATCAGTCATGCAATTGAAGACGCCAAATAGCAAGTATTTTGGGTTTTACAGTAAGCCATGATCTTTTAAGGGTTCATGTAATTCTATACAAATTTAAGTACAAAATGGGAATTATGTTTCAGAAATCATAGTGAACCAGGCTGAAGCGAATCACAAGACACACTTGTTAACACTGTACAGCTGGATTTGAACACAGATACCAATGAACTTGCGAAACTGA
This sequence is a window from Parus major isolate Abel chromosome 5, Parus_major1.1, whole genome shotgun sequence. Protein-coding genes within it:
- the CHGA gene encoding chromogranin-A, yielding MSRPELLAVLLLAVPAVSLPVTNDMNKGDTKVMKCIVEVISDTLSKPNPLPISEECLETLRGDERIISILRHQNLLKELQEIAAQGANERTQQQKKNSGFEDELSEVLESQNDKNKQRDAAGERPEEEQPTGSLAELAAQKPQQNEDSREEGKNSLEEREPRPRDIDPVEKEDQEEAESNYIRDTEDTHRNKVLNNHIGKNFSEDEQHQQGDEEEEPRGSRDSLELEDEGEEPSRQVQEHSKEVAGEHVEQEDDGDEAAEEDPTEAERSLDLAEEDEEAEEMQRGDNNDDELGFGKDVRSSEEEEEEEEEEQPRALRGGRHRLEDEEMQGEEDTFQPRDAKSDEMEEESSREWEDTKRWNKMDELAKQLTSKKRMEENDSEEDPDRSMKKTFRSRKYSFSSPEEYVRRSWKRHSKEDSSEGGFPLAPMPEEKKDEEGSANRRTEDQELESLAAIEAELERVAHKLHELRRG